The region TTCACTATTGTTGTGGATAGGACCATAGTGTTGTTCGTAAGACTCCCGCTCAGACTCTAGTAAAGCCTTGTGGAGACGTAAGAGCACATGACGGACTGCACGGAGGCGTTGTACCTCAAAATCGAAAGATGGACTGCTCGATGACATTGGACCAGTGCGATAAATACTTCCACTCATCTTGCCACAAGGAAGAATTTTGCAGCATTTGACTCTGGTCTTCTATCTCTTCACCAGATCATCTAGTTCCGCATAGTCGGGCAAGGTGGTATTGATCGCAGTTCCGTTTCTTAACACAGTGCGATCGTGCTGGGAACGAGAAAATAGTTCACTGTAGCGTCGAGCTTTGAACAATACCAGATCAGCAGGTAGCCCAACGCCGATGCGTCCAACAGTGGGGAGTCTCATCAGGTCTGCAGGGGTAAGAGTGATGGCACGACACCAATCGCTGTAAGGACGATCCAAATGAGCAATCTTGGTAGACCAAGCGAACACTTCTAGCGCATCATGGTCACCGTAGGCATAGAACGGATCACGGCAGTTATCGCTGGCAATCGCAACGGGGATGCCCGCCTGTTTCAACTCATGTAGCAGGGTGACTCCCCGCCAGCGAGGGGTACGTCCGGGACTGCGATCTTGCAGATACAGATTGCACAGAGGCAGGCTAACAATCCCAATTTTTGCTTGCTTAACTGCTTTGATGGTAGCTTGAATCTCATCTGGTGATTGCACCGCCAAACTGCAGCAGTGCCCGCAAACTACCCGCTCCTGGTAGCGATGGCGCACGGTCGCTTCCGCAATATGTCGCAGGCACATAGAGTCTGCCTGGTTATTTTCGTCAACATGGAAGTCGAGATCAAGGTTGCGGTCTTTGGCCAGGGCAAAGGCACGTTCTACCTGTGCTTTAATGTCTGGGTTGGCATAGGCAACTCCTCCCAAAATGGCACCCATTTCAGCAACGCGATCGGCTAGCTTTTCCCCTTCTGGAGTCAAAAAATAATCCAGGGAAACCAGGCATACTGCTTGCAGTAGCAATTTGTCTTGCCACGTTTGCTGGAGCGACTTAAACACCTCAAAGCTAATATCTGCCAGTTTGCCAGCCGAGTCGAGATGGGTTCGGATGGCTTTTGTGCCATGCGCATAGCTACACTTCAGGCCAAATTCCATGCGGCGATACACATCCTCACTGGTCCAGTACTGCTCCGAGTCAAGATTGACGGCGGCTAAGGCACTGGTAAAGATACCATCGGGGTTGGGATGGCGCTCCCATATGTGCCCTTTATCTAGATGAGTGTGCAAATCAACAAAGCAGGGAAATACCATCCCCCCTTGCAAGTCGATGGATGGGTGACTGTAGGTAATTAATGTTCCAGCTACAGCAATGCTGGCGATCGCACCATCAGCAATTTCTAGATCCACCAGCAGCAAAGAATCTTGAGAAGCAGCCGAATCGGAGGCTGACCAATCTTTGCTACGCCCCTGTTTGCTGCGAACCATTAAAGGTTCAGGCACATGAGCATTTCTTAACCAGTAGTGGCGGGAGTGGGGAATCATAGAGCGCTGTCAAATATGGCAATTTGACTAGACAAGCTACTACAAATTACACCTCATAATCTAACCGTCCGCGGCAAAATAGCTTTTGACAGCAATCCATGCACCCCTTTTTGGGGGCTGTTGACCACCTGCGTAATATGGAAGTTCACTGCCAGACTACACAACACATAAGCCTCTTCTGGGGAGATTTTTATCAGCGTTTGCAGTAGCTGGATCATTTGCTGG is a window of Leptolyngbyaceae cyanobacterium JSC-12 DNA encoding:
- a CDS encoding cytosine deaminase-like metal-dependent hydrolase (IMG reference gene:2510096777~PFAM: Amidohydrolase family); translation: MIPHSRHYWLRNAHVPEPLMVRSKQGRSKDWSASDSAASQDSLLLVDLEIADGAIASIAVAGTLITYSHPSIDLQGGMVFPCFVDLHTHLDKGHIWERHPNPDGIFTSALAAVNLDSEQYWTSEDVYRRMEFGLKCSYAHGTKAIRTHLDSAGKLADISFEVFKSLQQTWQDKLLLQAVCLVSLDYFLTPEGEKLADRVAEMGAILGGVAYANPDIKAQVERAFALAKDRNLDLDFHVDENNQADSMCLRHIAEATVRHRYQERVVCGHCCSLAVQSPDEIQATIKAVKQAKIGIVSLPLCNLYLQDRSPGRTPRWRGVTLLHELKQAGIPVAIASDNCRDPFYAYGDHDALEVFAWSTKIAHLDRPYSDWCRAITLTPADLMRLPTVGRIGVGLPADLVLFKARRYSELFSRSQHDRTVLRNGTAINTTLPDYAELDDLVKR